A genomic window from Camelina sativa cultivar DH55 chromosome 2, Cs, whole genome shotgun sequence includes:
- the LOC104717103 gene encoding chromatin remodeling protein EBS, with the protein MAKTRPGVASSSAKSKLGKKDIDSYTIRGTTKVVRVGDCVLMRPSDAGKPPYVACVEKIEADARNNVKVHCRWYYRPEESLGGRRQFHGAKELFLSDHYDVQSAHTIEGICIVHTFKNYTRLENVGAEDYYCRFEYKAATGAFTPDRVAVYCKCEMPYNPDDLMVQCEGCKDWYHPACVGMTIEEAKKLEHFVCVECSSDEDGVKRSQNGFASSPTNDLKVEAKRRKR; encoded by the exons ATGGCGAAAACTCGACCTGGTGTCGCTTCTTCATCGGCAAAGAGCAAGCTTGGCAAGAAAGATATCGACTCGTATACTATCAGAGGCACCACCAAAGTTGTTAGAG TGGGTGATTGTGTGTTAATGCGTCCATCGGATGCTGGTAAGCCTCCTTATGTGGCGTGTGTTGAGAAGATTGAAGCAGATGCTAGGAACAATGTGAAGGTGCATTGTCGTTGGTATTACCGTCCTGAAGAATCACTTGGGGGAAGGAGGCAGTTCCATGGAGCCAAAGAGCTTTTCTTGTCTGATCACTATGATGTGCAAAGTGCACACACCATCGAAGGGATATGTATCGTTCACACCTTTAAAAACTACACTAGGCTTGAAAATGTTGGAGCGGAAGATTATTATTGTAGATTCGAGTATAAGGCTGCTACTGGCGCATTTACCCCTGATCGAGTTGCTGT GTACTGCAAATGTGAAATGCCGTATAACCCAGATGATCTAATGGTGCAGTGTGAAGGGTGCAAGGACTG GTATCACCCAGCGTGTGTAGGCATGACGattgaagaagcaaagaagctGGAGCACTTTGTATGTGTTGAATGCAGCTCTGATGAAGATGGAGTCAAAAGATCTCAGAACGGGTTTGCTTCATCACCAACCAATGATCTTAAG GTGGAAGCCAAGCGCCGGAAAAGATGA
- the LOC104717129 gene encoding LRR receptor-like serine/threonine-protein kinase GSO1 isoform X1, translating to MLKPCLLSCFLFIIFFIPKLSLSCPQDQRQSLLEFKNLLSHNVKNQSVVIDFMGRFKTWRPNSDCCKWQRVRCNARSPSREVIGLNLSSLFHYYDSISLSFSILKPVLRINSLVRLDISSNLMQVEIPGDAFANLPRLISLDMSYNLFYGSIPPKLFSLKSLQYLHMSESGFRGEIPGDALVNLPSLISLDMSRNGFDGFIPPKLFSLKTLQHLDLSGNDFGGEILEDAFVNLTSLISLDMSYNHFNGSITPKLFSLKTLQDLDLSGNDFGGEIPEDAFVNLTSLISLDMSDNKFNGSIPPKLFSLKTLQHLELSGNGFGGEIPGDGFVNLTSLISLDMSDNKFNGSIPHELFSLKNLQHLDLSKNVIGGTLSGDIKELKNLQELKLYENLIGGEIPPEIGILAELRELELWQNNFNGSIPLSVSRLTKLRTFDVQNNSLSSEIPDGIGNLVNLSILSLSINKFSGGIPSSIQNLKNLETLELENNNGSLSEIRTAWLFGLQKLTILRLGGNKLQWNNNGFAFQQSKLTDLSLGSCCLEGKIPDWLKNQTSLEYLDLSMNRLEGSFPAWLSNLTIGVIILSDNRLSGSLPPNLFQSQRLLCLLLSRNNFSGQIPDTVDISLIIVLMLSENNFSGSVPESITKCNMLTLLDLSKNRLSGEFPRLGPVSFLAWLDISSNQFSGDVPAYFGDSITMLLMSDNNFSGEFPQNFRNLSSLMRLDLHNNKISGGFPNIISRSYSSLEVLSLRNNSLKGPIPEGISNLTRLQVLDLSENNLDGYLPSSLGNLTCMIMSLVSSSLFSSRVGKTGNTDVERLIDIKTQDIFSLVVNWKKSKQVLFQRNLYLYTLVDLSKNKLHGEIPASLGNLKSLKLLNLSNNEFSGSIPQSFGDLDKLESLDLSHNNLTGKIPKTLSKLSELNTLDLSNNKLTGRIPEGPQLDRLNDPNIYANNSKICGMQIRVSCSTQKKEPPHEEEEEEEDKEEETMFSWKAAAIDCICGFLIALVFMYSNGMWK from the exons atgctgaaGCCATGTCTTCTCTCCTgcttcctcttcatcatcttcttcataccAAAACTATCTTTGTCTTGCCCACAAGACCAAAGACAATCCCTTCTCGAGTTCAAAAACTTGCTGTCTCACAATGTCAAGAACCAATCTGTAGTAATCGACTTTATGGGACGTTTCAAGACATGGAGGCCAAACTCAGATTGCTGCAAATGGCAACGCGTGAGATGCAATGCTCGTTCACCTTCCAGAGAAGTCATAGGCCTAAATCTGAGCTCTCTTTTCCATTATTATGATTCAATCTCACTGAGTTTTAGCATTCTGAAACCGGTTCTGCGTATAAACTCTCTTGTTAGGCTTGATATCTCGTCTAATTTGATGCAAGTAGAGATTCCTGGAGATGCGTTTGCGAACTTGCCAAGGTTGATCTCTCTTGACATGAGTTATAATCTCTTTTACGGCTCTATCCCTCCTAAATTGTTCTCTTTGAAGTCTCTTCAGTATCTTCACATGAGCGAAAGTGGTTTTAGAGGAGAGATTCCTGGAGATGCGTTGGTGAACTTGCCAAGCTTGATCTCTCTCGACATGAGTCGTAATGGCTTTGACGGCTTTATCCCTCCTAAACTGTTCAGTTTGAAGACTCTTCAGCACCTTGACTTAAGCGGGAATGATTTTGGCGGAGAGATTCTTGAAGATGCGTTTGTGAACTTGACCAGCTTGATCTCTCTTGACATGAGTTATAATCACTTTAACGGCTCTATCACTCCTAAGTTGTTCTCTTTGAAGACTCTTCAGGATCTTGACTTAAGCGGGAATGATTTTGGCGGAGAGATTCCTGAAGATGCGTTTGTGAACTTGACCAGCTTGATCTCTCTTGACATGAGTGATAACAAGTTTAACGGCTCTATCCCTCCTAAACTTTTCTCTTTGAAGACTCTTCAGCATCTTGAGTTAAGCGGGAATGGTTTTGGAGGAGAGATTCCTGGAGATGGGTTTGTGAACTTGACCAGCTTGATCTCTCTTGACATGAGTGATAACAAGTTTAACGGCTCTATCCCTCATGAATTGTTCTCCTTGAAAAATCTTCAACATCTTGACTTGAGCAAAAATGTTATTGGCGGTACGTTGAGTGGTGACATCAAAGAGCTCAAGAATCTGCAAGAACTGAAGTTATATGAAAATCTCATTGGAGGAGAGATTCCTCCAGAAATAG GTATTCTTGCCGAACTGCGGGAGCTAGAATTGTGGCAGAACAATTTCAATGGTTCTATACCGTTGTCTGTATCACGGTTGACGAAGCTCAGAACGTTTGATGTTCAGAACAATTCCTTGTCTTCTGAAATTCCTGACGGTATTGGGAACTTAGTCAATCTATCAATTTTGTCTTTGAGCATCAACAAGTTTTCGGGTGGAATTCCATCGTCGATTCAGAATCTGAAAAATCTTGAAACCCTTGAGCTTGAGAATAACAATGGCTCGTTAAGTGAGATTCGCACAGCTTGGTTGTTTGGTCTTCAGAAGCTGACGATACTGCGGCTTGGAGGAAACAAACTCCAATGGAACAACAATGGTTTTGCCTTTCAACAGTCTAAGTTAACAGATCTGTCACTTGGTTCTTGTTGCTTAGAAGGGAAAATTCCGGATTGgctcaagaatcaaacaagtcTTGAATACTTGGATTTGAGCATGAACAGACTCGAAGGAAGTTTCCCCGCATGGCTATCTAATCTGACAATCGGAGTCATAATTTTGTCAGACAACAGACTTTCAGGCTCACTGCCTCCAA ATTTGTTTCAGTCTCAGAGGTTATTATgtcttttactatcaaggaacAACTTCTCTGGTCAGATCCCTGATACGGTTGACATATCATTGATCATAGTACTCATGCTGTCTGAAAACAACTTCTCAGGATCAGTACCAGAGTCTATTACAAAGTGCAACATGCTAACGTTGTTAGACTTGTCTAAGAATAGATTATCAGGTGAATTCCCAAGGTTAGGTCCCGTGTCATTCCTTGCTTGGCTCGATATATCTTCCAATCAGTTCTCCGGGGATGTTCCAGCTTACTTTGGGGACTCCATCACTATGCTCTTAATGAGTGACAACAATTTCAGTGGCGAATTTCCTCAGAATTTCAGAAATCTCTCAAGTCTGATGCGTCTTGATCTCCATAACAACAAAATCTCTGGGGGCTTCCCGAATATTATATCCCGGTCTTATTCTTCTCTAGAGGTTCTTAGCCTGAGAAACAATTCCCTCAAAGGTCCAATCCCAGAAGGCATATCAAATCTCACAAGGCTTCAGGTCTTGGATCTCTCTGAGAACAATCTTGATGGATATCTCCCATCATCTCTTGGGAATCTTACATGCATGATAATGTCTCTTGTGagctcttctttgttttctagtCGTGTCGGTAAAACCGGCAATACCGACGTAGAAAGGTTAATAGACATCAAAACACAAGATATATTTAGTCTTGTAGTGAACtggaagaaatcaaaacaagttCTTTTCCAGAGAAACTTATACCTCTACACTCTCGTAGATCTCTCCAAGAACAAGCTACACGGAGAAATCCCAGCTTCTTTAGGCAATCTTAAAAGCCTAAAGCTTTTGAACCTCTCCAACAACGAGTTCTCTGGATCAATCCCACAAAGTTTTGGAGATCTTGACAAGCTAGAGAGCTTAGACCTTTCACATAACAACCTCACTGGCAAAATCCCGAAAACGTTATCCAAGCTAAGCGAGCTGAATACTTTGGATTTGAGTAACAACAAGCTTACAGGTAGAATCCCTGAAGGTCCTCAGCTAGACAGATTGAATGATCCAAACATTTACGCAAACAACAGCAAAATATGTGGAATGCAAATCCGAGTATCATGCTCTACGCAGAAGAAGGAGCCaccacatgaagaagaagaagaagaggaagataaagaagagGAAACAATGTTTTCATGGAAAGCTGCAGCCATAGATTGTATTTGTGGATTTCTTATAGCACTTGTGTTTATGTACTCCAATGGAATGTGGAAGTAA
- the LOC104717129 gene encoding LRR receptor-like serine/threonine-protein kinase GSO2 isoform X2: MLKPCLLSCFLFIIFFIPKLSLSCPQDQRQSLLEFKNLLSHNVKNQSVVIDFMGRFKTWRPNSDCCKWQRVRCNARSPSREVIGLNLSSLFHYYDSISLSFSILKPVLRINSLVRLDISSNLMQVEIPGDAFANLPRLISLDMSYNLFYGSIPPKLFSLKSLQYLHMSESGFRGEIPGDALVNLPSLISLDMSRNGFDGFIPPKLFSLKTLQHLDLSGNDFGGEILEDAFVNLTSLISLDMSYNHFNGSITPKLFSLKTLQDLDLSGNDFGGEIPEDAFVNLTSLISLDMSDNKFNGSIPPKLFSLKTLQHLELSGNGFGGEIPGDGFVNLTSLISLDMSDNKFNGSIPHELFSLKNLQHLDLSKNVIGGTLSGDIKELKNLQELKLYENLIGGEIPPEIGILAELRELELWQNNFNGSIPLSVSRLTKLRTFDVQNNSLSSEIPDGIGNLVNLSILSLSINKFSGGIPSSIQNLKNLETLELENNNGSLSEIRTAWLFGLQKLTILRLGGNKLQWNNNGFAFQQSKLTDLSLGSCCLEGKIPDWLKNQTSLEYLDLSMNRLEGSFPAWLSNLTIGVIILSDNRLSGSLPPNLFQSINLSYLALSRNNFSGQIPDTIDVSSSIMVLMLSENNFSGSVPKSITNSSRLNLLDLSKNRLSGEFPRFSPESLLVWLDISSNEFSGDVPAYFGERISMLLMSDNNFSGEFPYNFRNFSRLIRLDLHDNKISGEFASLTSRLPSSLEVLSIRNNSLIGSIPEGISNLTRLQVLDLSENNLDGYLPSSLGNLTCMIMSPESSSLVMHFVVSTDSERFIETKTQDIFSLAVNWKKSKQVLSQRNLYLYTLVDLSKNKLQGEIPASLGNLKSLKVLNLSNNEFSGSIPQRFGDLDKLESLDLSHNNLTGGIPKTLSKLSELNTLDLSNNKLTGRIPEGPQLDRLNDPNIYANNSKICGMQIRVPCSTQKKELPHEEEEEDDDKEEETMFSWKAAAIGCLCGFLIALVFMYSSGMWK; this comes from the exons atgctgaaGCCATGTCTTCTCTCCTgcttcctcttcatcatcttcttcataccAAAACTATCTTTGTCTTGCCCACAAGACCAAAGACAATCCCTTCTCGAGTTCAAAAACTTGCTGTCTCACAATGTCAAGAACCAATCTGTAGTAATCGACTTTATGGGACGTTTCAAGACATGGAGGCCAAACTCAGATTGCTGCAAATGGCAACGCGTGAGATGCAATGCTCGTTCACCTTCCAGAGAAGTCATAGGCCTAAATCTGAGCTCTCTTTTCCATTATTATGATTCAATCTCACTGAGTTTTAGCATTCTGAAACCGGTTCTGCGTATAAACTCTCTTGTTAGGCTTGATATCTCGTCTAATTTGATGCAAGTAGAGATTCCTGGAGATGCGTTTGCGAACTTGCCAAGGTTGATCTCTCTTGACATGAGTTATAATCTCTTTTACGGCTCTATCCCTCCTAAATTGTTCTCTTTGAAGTCTCTTCAGTATCTTCACATGAGCGAAAGTGGTTTTAGAGGAGAGATTCCTGGAGATGCGTTGGTGAACTTGCCAAGCTTGATCTCTCTCGACATGAGTCGTAATGGCTTTGACGGCTTTATCCCTCCTAAACTGTTCAGTTTGAAGACTCTTCAGCACCTTGACTTAAGCGGGAATGATTTTGGCGGAGAGATTCTTGAAGATGCGTTTGTGAACTTGACCAGCTTGATCTCTCTTGACATGAGTTATAATCACTTTAACGGCTCTATCACTCCTAAGTTGTTCTCTTTGAAGACTCTTCAGGATCTTGACTTAAGCGGGAATGATTTTGGCGGAGAGATTCCTGAAGATGCGTTTGTGAACTTGACCAGCTTGATCTCTCTTGACATGAGTGATAACAAGTTTAACGGCTCTATCCCTCCTAAACTTTTCTCTTTGAAGACTCTTCAGCATCTTGAGTTAAGCGGGAATGGTTTTGGAGGAGAGATTCCTGGAGATGGGTTTGTGAACTTGACCAGCTTGATCTCTCTTGACATGAGTGATAACAAGTTTAACGGCTCTATCCCTCATGAATTGTTCTCCTTGAAAAATCTTCAACATCTTGACTTGAGCAAAAATGTTATTGGCGGTACGTTGAGTGGTGACATCAAAGAGCTCAAGAATCTGCAAGAACTGAAGTTATATGAAAATCTCATTGGAGGAGAGATTCCTCCAGAAATAG GTATTCTTGCCGAACTGCGGGAGCTAGAATTGTGGCAGAACAATTTCAATGGTTCTATACCGTTGTCTGTATCACGGTTGACGAAGCTCAGAACGTTTGATGTTCAGAACAATTCCTTGTCTTCTGAAATTCCTGACGGTATTGGGAACTTAGTCAATCTATCAATTTTGTCTTTGAGCATCAACAAGTTTTCGGGTGGAATTCCATCGTCGATTCAGAATCTGAAAAATCTTGAAACCCTTGAGCTTGAGAATAACAATGGCTCGTTAAGTGAGATTCGCACAGCTTGGTTGTTTGGTCTTCAGAAGCTGACGATACTGCGGCTTGGAGGAAACAAACTCCAATGGAACAACAATGGTTTTGCCTTTCAACAGTCTAAGTTAACAGATCTGTCACTTGGTTCTTGTTGCTTAGAAGGGAAAATTCCGGATTGgctcaagaatcaaacaagtcTTGAATACTTGGATTTGAGCATGAACAGACTCGAAGGAAGTTTCCCCGCATGGCTATCTAATCTGACAATCGGAGTCATAATTTTGTCAGACAACAGACTTTCAGGCTCACTGCCTCCAAATTTGTTTCAGTCTATAAACTTATCCTATCTTGCGCTATCAAGGAACAACTTCTCTGGTCAGATCCCTGATACTATTGACGTATCATCATCTATCATGGTACTCATGCTGTCTGAAAACAACTTCTCAGGATCAGTACCAAAGTCTATTACAAATAGCTCCAGGCTGAATTTGTTGGATCTGTCAAAGAATAGATTATCAGGTGAATTCCCGAGGTTCAGTCCCGAGTCACTCCTTGTGTGGCTCGATATATCTTCCAACGAGTTCTCTGGGGATGTTCCAGCTTACTTTGGGGAACGCATTAGTATGCTCTTAATGAGTGACAACAATTTCAGTGGCGAATTTCCTTACAACTTCAGAAATTTCTCACGTCTGATCCGTCTTGATCTCCATGACAACAAAATCTCTGGAGAGTTTGCGAGTTTAACCTCCCGGTTACCTTCTTCATTAGAGGTTCTTAGCATAAGAAACAATTCCCTCATAGGTTCAATCCCAGAAGGCATATCAAACCTCACAAGGCTTCAGGTCTTGGACCTCTCTGAGAACAATCTTGATGGATATCTCCCTTCATCTCTTGGGAATCTGACATGCATGATAATGTCTCCTGAGAGCTCATCTTTGGTTATGCATTTCGTTGTCAGCACGGATAGCGAAAGGTTCATAGAGACCAAAACACAAGATATATTTAGTCTTGCAGTGAACtggaagaaatcaaaacaagttCTTTCCCAGAGAAACTTATACCTCTACACTCTGGTAGATCTCTCCAAGAACAAGCTGCAAGGAGAAATCCCAGCTTCTTTAGGCAATCTCAAAAGCCTAAAGGTTTTGAACCTCTCCAACAACGAGTTCTCTGGATCAATCCCACAAAGGTTTGGAGATCTTGACAAGCTAGAGAGCTTAGACCTCTCGCACAACAACCTCACTGGTGGAATCCCAAAAACGTTATCCAAGCTAAGCGAGCTGAATACTTTGGATCTGAGTAACAACAAGCTTACAGGTAGAATCCCTGAAGGTCCTCAGCTAGACAGATTGAATGATCCAAACATTTACGCAAACAACAGCAAAATCTGTGGTATGCAAATCCGAGTACCATGCTCTACGCAGAAGAAGGAGCTaccacatgaagaagaagaagaagatgatgataaagaagAGGAAACAATGTTTTCATGGAAAGCTGCAGCCATAGGTTGTCTTTGTGGATTTCTTATAGCACTTGTGTTTATGTACTCCAGTGGAATGTGGAAGTAA
- the LOC104717138 gene encoding plant UBX domain-containing protein 4 gives MSSKDKKQAKPSSSRGKIRTLSDLNRRSGPDSDSDSDGPQEYYTGGEKSGMLVQDPSKKDDVDEIFNQARQLGAVEGPLEPPTSSSRSFTGTGRLLSGENVSAGPQQPEPVVHNIVFWSNGFTIDDGPLRKLDDPENASFLESIRKSECPKELEPADRRAPVHVNLMRREEKCPEREKRKVSFQGVGRTLGGSNDGSGSSSPVAPDSTAIPIQAASVAQAPSQSLVIDETVPTTSIQLRLADGTRLVAKFNHHHTINDIRSFIDSSRPGAPLNYQLQAMEFPPKPLTDLTQTIEQAGLANSVVLQKF, from the exons atgtCTTCGAAAGACAAGAAACAGGCGAAGCCATCAAGTAGTCGTGGTAAAATCCGAACTCTTTCCGATCTTAACCGTAGGTCTGGTCCTGACTCCGACAGTGATTCCGATGGACCTCAAGAATACTACACCGGTGGTGAGAAAAG TGGTATGTTAGTTCAAGATCCTTCGAAGAaagatgatgttgatgagaTTTTTAATCAAGCTAGACAGCTAGGAGCTGTGGAAGGACCTCTTGAGCCACCTACTTCGAGTTCCAGGAGTTTCACTGGGACTGGGAGATTGCTTTCTGGTGAAAACGTGTCTGCTGGTCCTCAACAGCCTGAGCCTGTTGTTCACAACATTGTTTTCTGGTCTAATGGATTCACCATTGATGATGGTCCTTTGAGGAAATTGGATGATCCTGAGAATGCTTCTTTTCTCGAg AGCATTCGTAAGTCTGAGTGCCCAAAAGAGCTTGAGCCTGCTGATAGAAGAGCCCCGGTACATGTCAATCTGATGCGAAGGGAAGAGAAATGCCCT GAACGAGAGAAGCGTAAGGTTTCATTTCAAGGTGTTGGAAGAACACTAGGTGGTAGCAATGATGGCAGCGGAAGTAGCTCACCGGTGGCTCCAGATTCAACTGCCATTCCCATCCAAGCCGCTTCAGTAGCACAAGCGCCATCTCAAAGTCTTGTAATAGATGAAACCGTTCCAACAACATCGATACAGCTAAGACTAGCTGATGGGACACGCCTGGTGGCTAAGTTCAATCACCATCACACGATCAACGACATTCGCTCTTTCATTGACTCATCTCGACCTGGAGCTCCACTGAACTACCAGCTTCAGGCAATGGAATTCCCACCAAAGCCCTTGACTGATCTCACTCAGACCATCGAACAAGCTGGTCTCGCCAACTCTGTTGTTCTTCAGAAATTCTAG
- the LOC104717162 gene encoding probable signal peptidase complex subunit 2 isoform X2: MEEKKTESATKNAKKVNLLDHNAIKHLLDESVSEIVTSRGYKEDVRLSNVKFLLGGIIIVVALFAQFYNKKFPQNRDFLICCIGLYVVLTVVMQLILYIKEKNAILFTYPLEGSFTSTGLVVSSKLPRFSDLYTLTIDSADPNSISAGKSVQLTKSVTQWLTNDGVLVEGLFWKDVEALIKEYTEAGEPKKKR, encoded by the exons atggaagagaagaagacagaaTCTGCGACTAAGAACGCTAAGAAGGTTAACTTGTTAGACCACAACGCTATCAAACACCTCCTCGATGAATCTGTCTCCGAG ATCGTTACGAGCCGAGGGTACAAGGAGGATGTGAGATTGAGCAACGTCAAGTTTCTCTTAGGAGGGATTATAATCGTGGTTGCTCTTTTTGCTCAATTCTACAACAAGAAGTTTCCTCAGAACAGAGACTTTTTGATCTGCTGCATCGGATT GTATGTGGTGTTGACTGTGGTAATGCAGCTGATTCTGTACATTAAGGAGAAGAATGCGATACTGTTCACCTATCCTCTTGAG GGATCATTCACCAGCACTGGTTTGGTGGTATCGTCCAAGTTACCTAGATTCTCTGATCTGTACACTCTCACCATCGACAGTGCTGATCCGAACTCAATCTCAGCTGGGAAGTCAGTCCAGCTCACCAAAAGTGTCACTCaatg GCTCACAAATGATGGAGTTCTTGTTGAGGGTTTATTCTGGAAAGATGTTGAAGCCCTTATCAAGGAGTACACAGAAGCAGgagaaccaaagaagaagagatga
- the LOC104717149 gene encoding uncharacterized protein LOC104717149 translates to MDVDSQPMMEETILVGDDLMMGPPSPVIPPDIASHVLEGVELCDGILRNLFLCLQINDIEPFCQDELAIYRQCAEKRDKILRVRLQESEHKLGLSMPIDLAKERITQLEGEATSLERHLILASGAEGIEGFRRRWSLHGRMTDTKKRLESLKQGMEDRTKDEHDEAPKPPPSKRWFFW, encoded by the exons ATGGATG TTGATTCACAGCCGATGATGGAGGAGACCATACTAGTCGGTGATGACCTAATGATGGGTCCTCCATCCCCTGTCATCCCTCCTGATATTGCTTCACATGTGCTTGAAGGTGTTGAATTGTGCGATGGGATTTTGAGGAATCTATTCCTAT GCTTGCAAATCAATGACATTGAACCATTTTGCCAAGATGAGCTTGCCATATATCGACAATGTGCTGAAAAGAGG GATAAGATATTGAGAGTAAGACTTCAAGAGAGCGAACACAAGTTAGGATTGTCTATGCCTATTGATCTGGCTAAGGAAAGGATTACTCAGCTTGAAGGTGAAGCCACATCACTAGAGAG GCACTTGATTCTAGCAAGTGGAGCTGAAGGAATTGAAGGATTTCGCCGGAGATGGAGTTTGCACGGTCGGATGACGGATACCAA AAAAAGACTGGAGTCATTGAAGCAGGGAATGGAGGATAGAACAAAGGATGAACATGATGAAGCTCCAAAACCTCCTCCTTCGAAAAGATGGTTCTTTTGGTGA
- the LOC104717179 gene encoding probable 26S protease regulatory subunit 10B codes for MAVLDKLFRASRAWRGSLSHSKSVVPSHPRARELRRCFYHGTFEQQSNSKVNQVMRSCSTLNDSPCFSLTPAFLGALFSFGAIGVAYAESDEGNDKSPTVPIDPPPNYVDIAKKERTRIEELIQSKGTQYGSYPRFNVAVRGQKVTLKFQVPSTCEVAQLISNIGSQLGVKVSDRTGGSDMLLRAWDNPVAWQITLRSVENKEKKLGESEDDSDDDLCILIFGSLITSDKVEVEFIKKGSLTTEELEAFVSALRVAGTKAGQNKGGGSRGSVREPSTDKSISQLESMGVRIYGVNKPLGDDSVDEISWDNIAGYDQQKREIEDTILMALHSPEVYDDIVRGTRSKFESNRPRAVLFEGPPGTGKTSCARVIANQAGIPLLYVPLEAVMSKYYGESERLLGAVFSQANELSDGAIIFLDEIDAFAISRDSEMHEATRRVLSVLLRQIDGFEQDKKVVVIAATNRKQDLDPALISRFDSMILFDLPDLQTRQEIITQYAKQLSKPELLQLAQATEAMSGRDIRDVCQGAERTWASKLIRRAKAGGEEEQKITLPPIQEYLDSAEARRKALLSVTEQKRSAARSKKPLLDFE; via the exons ATGGCGGTTCTGGACAAATTGTTTCGAGCATCTCGAGCATGGCGCGGATCTCTCTCCCACTCTAAATCCGTGGTTCCTTCCCACCCACGGGCACGAGAGCTTCGTCGCTGTTTCTATCACG GAACCTTTGAGCAGCAGAGTAATTCAAAAGTAAATCAAGTCATGAGATCTTGCAGCACTCTAAACGACTCTCCATGCTTTTCCTTGACACCTGCATTTTTGGGTGCTCTATTCAGTTTTGGAGCAATTGGAGTAGCTTATGCTGAATCTGATGAG GGTAATGACAAGTCACCTACTGTTCCTATAGATCCTCCACCAAACTATGTTGACATTGCCAAGAAAGAACGAACTCGGATTGAAGAACTAATACAAAGTAAAGGAACTCAATATGGTTCTTACCCACGGTTCAATGTTGCTGTCAGGGGTCAAAAG GTTACCTTGAAGTTCCAAGTTCCTTCTACTTGTGAAGTTGCACAATTAATATCAAACATTGGATCCCAACTAGGTGTGAAGGTCTCAGATCGCACTGGTGGTTCAGACATGCTATTGCGTGCGTGGGACAA TCCAGTCGCTTGGCAAATAACACTTCGCAGTGtggaaaacaaagagaagaaactagGAGAGAGTGAAGATGATTCAGATGATGACTTGTGCATTCTTATCTTTGGTTCCTTAATCACCTCTGATAAAGTA GAAGTTGAGTTCATAAAGAAGGGAAGCTTAACTACTGAAGAACTTGAGGCTTTTGTTTCAGCTTTGAGAGTAGCTGGAACAAAAGCTGGACAAAATAAGGGAGGTGGCAGTAGAGGTAGTGTTCGTGAGCCATCTACAGACAAATCTATATCTCAACTGGAATCGATGGGAGTGAGAATCTATGGAGTTAATAAACCTCTTGGGGATGATTCTGTCGATGAGATATCATGGGACAATATTGCTGGATATGATCAACAAAAGCG AGAGATAGAAGATACAATATTGATGGCTCTTCATAGTCCTGAAGTGTATGATGATATAGTACGTGGTACACGGTCCAAATTTGAATCAAACCGACCCCGGGCTGTTCTATTTGAGGGTCCACCAG GAACTGGAAAAACATCTTGTGCACGTGTTATTGCTAATCAAGCG GGCATACCATTGCTATATGTGCCGCTTGAAGCTGTAATGTCTAAGTACTATGGCGAAAGCGAGCGGCTTCTTGGGGCTGTGTTTTCACAAGCAAATGAACTTTCTGATGGTGCGATTATATTTCTTGATGAG ATCGATGCCTTTGCTATCTCTCGTGATAGTGAGATGCATGAAGCAACACGTAGAGTCTTGTCGGTACTACTGAGGCAG aTTGATGGATTTGAACAAGACAAAAAAGTGGTTGTGATTGCTGCAACCAATAGAAAACAAGATCTTGATCCTGCTTTGATCAG ccggtttgattccatgattttatttgactTACCGGATTTACAAACACGTCAAGAAATCATCACCCAATACGCAAAACAACTCTCAAAACCTGAGCTACTTCAGCTTGCTCAGGCCACAGAAGC AATGTCAGGAAGGGATATTAGAGATGTATGTCAAGGAGCAGAGAGAACATGGGCTTCAAAG TTGATTCGTCGAGCAAAagctggtggagaagaagaacaaaagatcACTCTCCCTCCAATACAAGAGTACTTGGATAGCGCTGAAGCTCGGCGCAAAGCTCTTCTTAGTGTAACGGAGCAGAAGAGATCAGCTGCTCGTTCCAAGAAACCTCTGCTGGATTTTGAGTGA